From a region of the Campylobacter anatolicus genome:
- a CDS encoding Dps family protein, whose product MSKVVEQLNKIQADAHALYVKFHDIHWNVKGIQFFSIHEYTEKAYNDMSEIFDDTAERAIIIGGKAVIGTAELEKLSCIKYEPKPCYAPTEALEMILADYKHLLGEFKKLDEIAEGDVGTQAYAQEKVEKYEKAIWLLNATLGK is encoded by the coding sequence ATGTCAAAAGTAGTAGAACAACTAAACAAAATTCAGGCTGATGCACATGCATTATATGTAAAATTTCATGATATCCATTGGAATGTAAAAGGTATTCAGTTTTTCAGTATCCACGAATACACAGAAAAAGCTTATAATGATATGAGTGAGATCTTTGATGATACAGCAGAAAGAGCTATTATCATCGGCGGTAAGGCAGTTATAGGTACAGCTGAGCTAGAGAAACTAAGTTGCATAAAGTATGAGCCAAAGCCATGTTACGCTCCAACAGAGGCTTTAGAGATGATCTTGGCTGATTATAAACATCTTTTGGGCGAGTTTAAGAAGCTTGATGAGATCGCTGAGGGTGATGTCGGTACTCAAGCTTATGCTCAAGAGAAAGTTGAGAAGTATGAAAAAGCTATTTGGCTACTAAACGCAACACTTGGCAAATAA
- a CDS encoding major outer membrane protein produces the protein MKLTKISLAALIALGAFSSVASATPLEEAIKNVDVSGMARYRYTNKRERAGGHSGSESGHGFKIITDFKAAIDDNFFGVLGLRYNATDDSGSGHMGTNKTNTDSTFNVYKAYLGYTIGKTTVIAGKQDLGTFFDDDAIGTGIKILNQDIEGLTLAAVAFDALENLDGETDGDLFKTVREAGYDAGNLYGAAIIGSYDPISFQLWYATVTNAADLIGVELVGSFDITDDVNVGFTGQYINNNADSKLKGTAGYNDGNYYAFELSTGLYGADISAGYIGWKAKDYGATSFSIEDKGHLIAPGEQLFSDEAEGTDYTFAKGKGDFWFVTLGYGYDKFYGGVDYINGKVKLSADDKIEYEEIMPKVSYQYNKKLKFSSFYSFLTKDVKGEGETKQEKLRFEAKYSF, from the coding sequence ATGAAACTAACTAAAATTAGTTTAGCAGCTTTGATTGCCCTAGGTGCATTTTCAAGCGTTGCGTCTGCGACACCACTTGAAGAGGCTATAAAAAATGTAGATGTAAGCGGTATGGCTAGATATAGATATACAAATAAAAGAGAAAGAGCAGGTGGACATTCTGGTTCTGAGTCAGGACATGGCTTTAAAATCATAACAGATTTTAAAGCTGCCATAGATGATAACTTCTTTGGTGTTTTAGGTCTTAGATATAATGCTACAGACGATTCAGGTAGCGGACATATGGGCACTAATAAAACAAATACAGATTCAACATTTAATGTATATAAAGCATATTTAGGCTATACAATCGGTAAAACTACCGTGATAGCTGGTAAGCAAGACTTAGGTACATTCTTTGATGATGACGCTATCGGCACAGGTATTAAAATTTTAAATCAAGACATAGAGGGCTTGACACTAGCTGCTGTCGCATTTGATGCACTTGAAAATCTTGACGGTGAGACTGATGGTGATTTATTTAAAACTGTTAGGGAAGCAGGCTATGATGCTGGTAACCTATATGGTGCTGCTATCATAGGCTCATACGATCCGATAAGCTTTCAACTATGGTATGCTACTGTTACAAATGCAGCTGATCTTATAGGTGTTGAGCTAGTTGGTAGCTTTGATATAACTGATGATGTAAATGTAGGCTTTACTGGTCAATATATCAACAATAATGCCGATAGCAAACTAAAAGGTACTGCAGGTTATAATGATGGTAACTACTATGCATTTGAGCTATCTACAGGACTATATGGTGCTGACATATCTGCTGGTTATATAGGTTGGAAAGCTAAAGATTATGGTGCAACATCATTTTCTATAGAAGATAAGGGTCATCTTATAGCACCAGGTGAGCAACTATTTAGCGATGAAGCAGAGGGCACAGACTATACTTTCGCAAAAGGTAAGGGTGATTTCTGGTTTGTAACACTTGGCTATGGATATGATAAATTCTATGGTGGTGTTGATTATATCAATGGTAAGGTTAAACTATCTGCGGATGACAAAATTGAGTATGAAGAGATTATGCCAAAGGTATCTTATCAATACAACAAAAAGCTTAAATTTAGCTCATTCTACTCATTCTTAACTAAAGATGTAAAAGGTGAGGGTGAGACTAAACAAGAGAAGCTAAGATTTGAGGCTAAATACTCATTCTAA
- the rpsL gene encoding 30S ribosomal protein S12, translated as MPTINQLVRNERKKVTTKSKSPALKNCPQRRGVCTRVYTTTPKKPNSALRKVAKVRLTSGFEVISYIGGEGHNLQEHSIVLVRGGRVKDLPGVKYHIVRGALDTAGVAKRTVSRSKYGAKRPKAGAAASKK; from the coding sequence GTGCCAACCATAAATCAATTGGTCAGAAATGAGCGCAAAAAGGTAACGACAAAGTCAAAATCTCCAGCGCTAAAAAATTGTCCTCAAAGAAGAGGAGTTTGCACGAGAGTTTATACAACAACTCCTAAAAAACCAAACTCAGCTTTGAGAAAAGTTGCCAAAGTTAGGCTAACAAGTGGTTTTGAAGTCATTAGCTATATCGGTGGTGAGGGTCATAACCTACAAGAACACAGCATCGTGCTAGTCCGTGGTGGTAGGGTTAAAGACTTGCCAGGTGTTAAATATCACATTGTTCGTGGTGCATTAGATACTGCAGGTGTTGCTAAAAGAACAGTTTCACGTTCTAAATATGGTGCCAAACGCCCTAAAGCTGGAGCAGCGGCTAGTAAAAAATAA
- the fusA gene encoding elongation factor G yields the protein MADRKTPLHMVRNIGIAAHIDAGKTTTSERILFFTGMSHKIGEVHDGAATMDWMEQEKERGITITSAATTCFWKDHQINLIDTPGHVDFTIEVERSMRVLDGAVSVFCSVGGVQPQSETVWRQANKYHVPRIVFVNKMDRIGANFYNVESQIRNRLKANPVPIQIPIGAEDNFKGVIDLVKMKAYVWEDDKKPTDYIVKEIPADLLEKAEEYRAKLIEAVSETDDSLMEKFFSGEELSEEEIVKGIKAGCLRMTITPMLCGTAFKNKGIQPLLDAVVAYLPAPDEIEAIKGVYEDGTEVAVESTDDGEFAALAFKIMTDPFVGQLTFIRVYRGSLESGSYAYNTVQDSKERIGRLLKMHSNKREEITELHAGEIGAVVGLKNTLTGDTLTSEKDKVILEKMDFPEPVISVAVEPKTKADQEKMAIALQKLAQEDPSFRVGTDEESGQTIISGMGELHLEIIVDRMLREFKVDAEVGQPQVAYRETIRKPVEQEYKYAKQSGGRGQYGHVFLRLEPLEPGSGFEFVNDIKGGVVPKEYIPAVEKGCKEALQSGVLAGYPVEDVKVTLFDGSYHEVDSSEMAFKLAASMGFKEGAKKAGAVILEPMMKVEVETPEEYMGDVIGDLNKRRGQVNSMDERSGNKIVTAFCPLAQMFGYSTDLRSQTQGRATYSMEFDHYEEVPKNVSEEIIKKRNG from the coding sequence ATGGCAGATAGAAAAACACCATTACATATGGTTAGAAATATCGGTATCGCAGCTCATATTGACGCTGGCAAGACCACTACGAGCGAGAGAATTTTATTCTTTACTGGTATGAGTCATAAGATCGGCGAAGTGCATGATGGTGCTGCTACGATGGATTGGATGGAACAGGAGAAAGAGCGTGGTATCACGATAACGTCGGCTGCTACTACTTGTTTTTGGAAAGATCATCAGATAAACCTTATAGACACTCCGGGACACGTTGATTTTACTATCGAAGTTGAGCGTTCTATGCGTGTTCTTGATGGTGCTGTTTCTGTATTTTGTTCGGTTGGTGGCGTCCAACCACAATCTGAGACCGTTTGGAGACAGGCAAATAAATACCACGTTCCAAGAATAGTTTTTGTAAACAAAATGGATAGAATCGGTGCAAATTTTTACAATGTAGAAAGCCAGATTAGAAATCGCTTAAAAGCAAATCCGGTGCCTATTCAAATTCCAATCGGAGCTGAGGATAACTTCAAAGGCGTTATCGATCTAGTAAAGATGAAAGCTTATGTTTGGGAAGATGATAAAAAACCAACAGATTATATAGTAAAAGAAATTCCAGCTGATTTGCTTGAAAAAGCTGAAGAGTATAGAGCAAAACTTATAGAAGCAGTTTCAGAAACAGACGATAGTCTAATGGAGAAATTTTTTAGTGGTGAAGAATTAAGCGAGGAAGAGATAGTAAAAGGCATAAAAGCCGGTTGTTTAAGAATGACTATTACGCCTATGCTTTGTGGAACAGCATTTAAAAACAAGGGTATCCAGCCATTGCTTGATGCGGTTGTAGCTTATCTTCCAGCACCAGATGAGATTGAAGCTATTAAAGGTGTCTATGAAGACGGCACAGAAGTAGCTGTAGAATCAACTGATGATGGCGAATTTGCTGCCCTTGCGTTTAAGATTATGACTGACCCATTTGTAGGACAGCTTACATTTATCCGCGTGTATCGTGGTAGTTTAGAGAGTGGTAGTTATGCATACAACACCGTCCAGGATAGCAAAGAGCGTATCGGTCGTCTTTTGAAAATGCACTCAAATAAACGCGAGGAGATAACAGAGCTTCACGCTGGTGAGATCGGTGCGGTTGTTGGGCTTAAAAATACTCTAACAGGTGATACGCTTACAAGTGAAAAAGATAAAGTTATTTTAGAGAAGATGGATTTCCCAGAGCCAGTTATTTCTGTCGCAGTTGAGCCAAAAACTAAGGCAGATCAAGAAAAGATGGCTATTGCACTTCAAAAACTAGCTCAAGAAGATCCAAGCTTTAGAGTTGGCACCGATGAGGAGAGTGGACAGACTATCATCTCGGGTATGGGTGAGCTTCACCTTGAGATCATTGTAGATCGTATGCTTCGTGAGTTTAAGGTAGATGCAGAGGTTGGTCAACCACAGGTTGCATACCGCGAGACTATCCGTAAACCAGTTGAGCAAGAGTATAAATACGCTAAACAATCAGGCGGTCGTGGTCAATACGGACACGTATTCTTACGTCTTGAGCCACTTGAGCCGGGTAGTGGATTTGAATTTGTTAATGATATCAAAGGTGGCGTTGTACCAAAAGAGTATATTCCTGCTGTTGAAAAAGGCTGCAAAGAGGCACTTCAAAGTGGTGTTTTAGCTGGTTATCCAGTTGAAGATGTTAAAGTTACGCTATTTGACGGAAGTTACCACGAAGTTGATAGCTCGGAGATGGCATTCAAACTTGCTGCATCTATGGGCTTTAAAGAGGGTGCAAAAAAAGCGGGTGCCGTTATACTTGAGCCTATGATGAAAGTTGAAGTTGAGACACCTGAGGAGTATATGGGCGATGTTATAGGAGATCTTAATAAACGTCGCGGTCAAGTAAATTCAATGGATGAAAGAAGTGGCAATAAGATAGTTACAGCGTTTTGTCCTTTAGCACAGATGTTTGGCTACTCTACCGATCTACGCTCTCAAACACAAGGTCGTGCGACTTACTCTATGGAATTTGATCACTACGAAGAGGTTCCAAAGAATGTAAGCGAAGAGATCATTAAAAAGAGAAATGGCTAA
- the nhaC gene encoding Na+/H+ antiporter NhaC, whose protein sequence is MSNDKRKPTFTQSVMPILVMILGLAIGVGYLKLKVEPIILISALVAGFIAWWIGYSYKDLEAGIIEKISSSLPALMILWAVGFMIGAWMFSGTIPMIIYYGVEIVSPKYLVVTAFLICAILSTVTGTSWGSAGTVGVAVMGIAQGLGVDLAATAGAVVAGAYFGDKLSPLSDTTNLAPIAAGSELYEHISHMFYTTIPATIVALLIYFFIGSNAASGGDVSASILSLQSELDKVFDFNIILLLPALIVLAGSFFKWPTIPAMLISSFLAIIFGIVFQDFSLKNGFVSVMTGFNLNMTGLDIEFSKDIMKLLNRGGVSSVNSTTMLVICAMAFAGILSVTGMLNVVLHTIMSSVKTQAGIIISTISSCVTVAFLTGSSYLSILVPGEMFRDFYKEKGLAARNLSRTLEDSGTVIVPLIPWSAAGAYMTATLGVATIEYLPWAVVNYMGIVFAVILAITGIGIAKIDSKKA, encoded by the coding sequence ATGTCAAATGATAAACGCAAGCCCACGTTTACACAAAGTGTAATGCCAATTTTAGTGATGATCTTAGGACTTGCTATAGGAGTTGGCTATCTTAAACTAAAAGTTGAGCCAATCATACTCATATCAGCCCTTGTTGCTGGATTTATAGCTTGGTGGATCGGATATAGCTACAAAGATCTAGAAGCTGGGATAATTGAGAAAATTTCAAGCTCGCTTCCAGCTCTTATGATACTTTGGGCTGTTGGTTTTATGATAGGAGCTTGGATGTTTTCAGGCACGATTCCGATGATTATTTATTACGGAGTTGAGATAGTTAGTCCAAAATACCTTGTAGTAACGGCGTTTTTGATATGTGCTATTCTGTCTACAGTTACAGGCACATCGTGGGGTTCAGCAGGAACAGTTGGTGTGGCTGTTATGGGTATAGCCCAAGGGCTTGGCGTTGATCTTGCTGCTACTGCCGGAGCGGTCGTGGCTGGAGCGTATTTTGGAGATAAGCTCTCACCTCTTTCAGATACTACCAATTTAGCTCCAATTGCTGCTGGTTCAGAGCTTTATGAGCATATTAGTCATATGTTTTACACCACTATACCAGCTACAATAGTCGCATTACTTATATACTTTTTTATAGGTTCAAACGCAGCTAGTGGTGGTGACGTATCAGCTTCTATATTATCGCTTCAAAGTGAACTTGATAAAGTTTTTGATTTTAATATAATTCTTTTGCTTCCAGCTCTTATAGTTTTAGCTGGTTCATTTTTTAAGTGGCCAACTATACCAGCTATGCTTATATCGTCGTTTTTAGCGATTATTTTTGGTATAGTTTTTCAAGATTTTAGTCTTAAAAATGGCTTTGTTTCAGTTATGACAGGTTTTAACCTAAATATGACAGGTCTTGATATAGAGTTTTCAAAAGATATTATGAAGCTTTTAAATCGTGGTGGCGTAAGCTCTGTAAATTCAACAACTATGCTAGTTATCTGTGCTATGGCTTTTGCTGGAATTTTATCAGTTACAGGTATGCTAAATGTCGTCTTACATACTATAATGTCAAGTGTAAAAACTCAGGCAGGCATTATCATTTCAACTATCTCATCTTGTGTAACAGTCGCATTTTTAACAGGTAGTTCATATTTATCTATACTTGTTCCAGGTGAGATGTTTAGAGATTTTTACAAAGAAAAGGGCTTAGCTGCTAGAAATTTATCAAGAACTCTTGAAGATTCTGGCACTGTTATAGTCCCACTCATACCTTGGTCTGCGGCTGGTGCATATATGACTGCTACGCTTGGAGTGGCGACTATTGAGTATCTGCCTTGGGCTGTAGTAAATTATATGGGTATAGTGTTTGCCGTGATACTTGCTATAACTGGCATAGGCATTGCAAAGATAGATAGCAAAAAGGCTTAG
- a CDS encoding c-type cytochrome yields MKVLKISFLASLFVASAFSASQVYYIQAYGDFGKELADMAQKYADEKNQKISISVDEDPRRYKDNRILKIGVDHKGRYSVSLGAELYAKKCASCHGDDASKKPYGSTALKDISAQDIEDSVVSYRSDPSFGGSGKIIMQNEAKFLSNNDLGAIIAFLKGKNALVEQDKSENKPVSTEKKQGSYLR; encoded by the coding sequence ATGAAGGTATTAAAAATTTCTTTTTTAGCGTCTTTGTTTGTGGCGAGTGCTTTTAGTGCATCGCAAGTGTATTATATACAAGCTTATGGTGACTTTGGCAAGGAGCTTGCAGATATGGCACAAAAATATGCAGATGAGAAAAATCAAAAAATTTCGATATCAGTTGATGAAGATCCAAGACGCTATAAAGACAATAGAATTTTAAAAATCGGAGTCGATCATAAAGGGCGATATAGTGTATCTTTGGGTGCTGAGCTTTATGCGAAAAAGTGTGCGAGCTGTCACGGCGATGATGCGAGTAAAAAGCCATATGGCTCAACCGCACTTAAAGATATAAGTGCACAAGATATAGAAGACTCTGTAGTATCATATAGGAGCGATCCGTCATTTGGCGGTAGTGGCAAGATCATCATGCAAAATGAAGCTAAATTTTTAAGCAACAACGACCTTGGTGCTATCATCGCCTTCTTAAAAGGTAAAAATGCATTAGTCGAGCAAGACAAAAGCGAAAACAAACCTGTCTCGACTGAGAAAAAGCAGGGTAGTTATCTAAGATAA
- the iadA gene encoding beta-aspartyl-peptidase, giving the protein MLLIKNIEIFSPKFLGRKDIFVCNGKIVCIDNDLSPNLPNLKQIDGSKLIATPGLIDKHVHITGGGGEGGFKTRVPEIMLSKFIKAGITTAVGLLGTDSATRSVENLVAKANALNDEGISCYVHTGAYNADTPTITGNIQKDIVFIETIIGTKLAISDHRSSSVTRDELARIVSAGRVAGMISSKSGHTTLHMGDGQKGLELVYDVLSEYDIPITFFQPTHVNRNENLFAQAIKFTKDGGYIDLTCKNKITPLEAVKRIKSLGISTHKTTISSDGYGSYSNYDSDGKLIKIGVASVKAIFEEFISFINDGFKLEEALTFFTTNVANSIALGSKKGQLLNGYDADILLFDENLNLEFMIAKGKILKDNQGFMAKGIYE; this is encoded by the coding sequence ATGTTGCTTATAAAAAATATTGAAATTTTTTCACCAAAATTTTTAGGACGTAAAGATATTTTTGTATGTAATGGTAAAATAGTATGCATAGATAATGATCTCTCGCCAAATTTGCCAAATTTAAAGCAAATAGACGGCTCAAAACTCATTGCTACCCCTGGACTTATAGATAAGCACGTACATATAACTGGTGGTGGCGGTGAGGGCGGATTTAAAACAAGAGTACCCGAGATAATGCTCTCTAAATTTATCAAAGCAGGTATCACGACAGCAGTAGGATTGCTAGGTACTGATAGTGCGACTAGGAGTGTAGAAAATCTAGTCGCTAAGGCAAATGCTTTAAATGATGAGGGCATAAGCTGTTACGTACATACCGGAGCCTATAACGCTGACACTCCGACTATAACTGGTAATATACAAAAAGATATCGTTTTTATAGAGACTATTATTGGCACGAAACTTGCTATAAGCGATCATCGCTCATCATCTGTAACACGTGATGAGTTGGCTCGTATTGTCTCTGCGGGACGTGTTGCTGGTATGATAAGCTCCAAATCCGGACACACTACACTGCATATGGGAGATGGGCAAAAAGGACTTGAGTTAGTGTATGACGTACTTAGCGAATATGATATACCTATTACATTTTTTCAGCCTACACATGTAAATAGAAATGAAAATTTATTTGCTCAGGCTATTAAATTTACAAAAGACGGTGGCTATATTGACTTAACTTGTAAAAATAAGATTACGCCACTTGAAGCGGTAAAACGTATAAAATCACTTGGAATTTCTACTCACAAAACTACTATTAGCTCCGATGGATACGGAAGTTACTCAAATTATGATAGTGATGGAAAGTTGATTAAAATCGGTGTTGCAAGTGTAAAAGCGATATTTGAAGAGTTTATAAGTTTTATAAATGATGGCTTTAAACTTGAAGAGGCACTTACATTTTTTACGACAAATGTGGCAAATTCTATTGCTCTGGGCAGTAAAAAGGGGCAGCTCTTAAATGGATATGACGCAGATATTTTGCTTTTTGATGAGAATTTAAACCTAGAGTTTATGATAGCAAAGGGTAAAATTTTAAAAGACAATCAAGGCTTTATGGCAAAAGGAATTTACGAGTAG
- a CDS encoding hydrogenase-4 component G, translated as MQVSINTSAYKVADIAQNCKNDTQKAQDQNTNLNALNLNDTDTLKKATQMSVKEISNSYFLEFSAKALNEINAQGGLDTLFSGFKAPENLMDILSGIDYTAIGYNGKAISELSVDEANALVGEDGYFGIQNTADRLSNFVLNGAGDDLNKLKVGREGILNGFKQAQKAWGGELPEISQKTIDKALEIIDKKIAEFGDGNVLNVSA; from the coding sequence ATGCAAGTTAGCATAAATACAAGTGCCTACAAAGTAGCAGACATCGCACAAAACTGTAAAAATGACACTCAAAAAGCACAAGATCAAAATACAAATTTAAACGCTTTAAATTTAAATGACACAGACACACTCAAAAAAGCTACACAAATGAGCGTCAAAGAGATCTCAAATAGCTATTTTTTAGAGTTTTCAGCCAAAGCATTAAATGAGATAAACGCACAGGGTGGCTTAGATACTCTTTTTAGTGGATTTAAGGCACCAGAAAATTTAATGGATATTTTAAGCGGTATAGACTACACTGCGATAGGTTATAATGGTAAAGCCATTAGTGAGCTAAGCGTAGATGAGGCAAATGCTTTAGTGGGCGAAGATGGATACTTTGGCATACAAAATACCGCTGATAGACTTTCAAATTTTGTGCTAAATGGTGCTGGTGATGACTTAAATAAGCTAAAAGTAGGTCGTGAAGGCATACTAAATGGCTTTAAGCAAGCACAGAAAGCGTGGGGTGGCGAGCTACCTGAGATCTCTCAAAAAACTATAGACAAAGCACTTGAAATTATAGATAAAAAGATAGCTGAATTTGGTGATGGTAACGTATTAAACGTATCGGCTTAA
- the rpsG gene encoding 30S ribosomal protein S7, whose amino-acid sequence MRRRKAPVREVLPDPIYGNKVITKFINSLMYDGKKSVATEIMYGAIEAIEKKSGDVKGIDVFNDAIENVKPLLEVKSRRVGGATYQVPVEVRPARQQALAIRWLITYARKRSERTMIDKLANELFDAANSKGASFKKKEDTYKMAEANKAFAHYRW is encoded by the coding sequence ATGAGAAGAAGAAAAGCCCCTGTAAGGGAAGTTTTACCTGATCCGATATATGGAAATAAAGTAATCACTAAATTTATTAACTCACTTATGTATGATGGTAAGAAAAGTGTCGCTACTGAGATAATGTATGGTGCGATCGAGGCTATCGAGAAAAAAAGTGGCGATGTTAAAGGCATAGATGTATTTAACGACGCTATTGAAAATGTCAAACCTCTCTTGGAGGTAAAATCACGCCGTGTTGGTGGAGCGACTTACCAAGTTCCAGTTGAGGTTCGCCCAGCACGTCAACAAGCACTTGCTATTCGTTGGCTTATCACTTATGCTAGAAAAAGAAGCGAAAGAACTATGATAGATAAACTTGCAAATGAGCTATTTGACGCTGCAAATTCAAAAGGTGCTTCATTTAAGAAGAAAGAGGATACTTATAAAATGGCAGAGGCTAATAAAGCATTTGCACATTACCGCTGGTAA